The Neobacillus sp. OS1-2 genome includes a window with the following:
- a CDS encoding 2-oxoacid:ferredoxin oxidoreductase subunit beta translates to MATFKDFRNDVKPNWCPGCGDFSVQAAMQRAAANVGLEPQNLAVISGIGCSGRISGYINSYGFHGIHGRSLPIAQGVKMANRDLTVIASGGDGDGYAIGMGHTVHAIRRNVDITYIVMDNQIYGLTKGQTSPRSAVGFKTKSTPMGSIEQSISPMELALTVGATFVAQSFSTDLKDLTALIEAGINHKGFSLINVFSPCVTYNKVNTYDWFKENLTKLNDVEGYDPSNREMAMQTLMKHNGLVTGLIYQNTERPSYQELLTDYSEEPLVDAKLTLDQSHFDKLVAEFM, encoded by the coding sequence ATGGCCACTTTTAAAGACTTTCGAAATGATGTTAAACCGAACTGGTGCCCTGGCTGTGGCGACTTCTCCGTACAAGCGGCAATGCAGCGTGCGGCAGCAAATGTAGGTCTAGAACCGCAAAATTTAGCAGTTATTTCAGGTATCGGTTGTTCTGGCCGTATCTCTGGTTATATCAATTCATACGGTTTTCATGGAATCCATGGTCGTTCACTTCCGATTGCCCAAGGTGTTAAAATGGCAAATCGTGATTTAACGGTTATTGCTTCCGGTGGTGATGGTGATGGATATGCGATTGGAATGGGACATACCGTTCATGCCATCCGTCGTAATGTAGATATTACTTACATCGTCATGGATAACCAAATTTATGGATTAACAAAAGGACAAACATCTCCACGGTCCGCCGTAGGTTTTAAAACAAAATCTACTCCAATGGGGTCAATTGAACAATCTATTTCCCCAATGGAACTGGCTTTAACAGTTGGGGCAACCTTTGTTGCACAAAGCTTTTCAACTGATTTAAAAGACTTAACAGCCTTAATTGAAGCTGGTATTAATCATAAAGGTTTCTCTTTAATCAATGTATTTAGTCCATGTGTAACCTATAACAAAGTCAACACATATGATTGGTTTAAAGAGAACCTTACGAAGCTAAATGATGTTGAAGGTTATGATCCATCAAATCGTGAAATGGCGATGCAGACATTAATGAAGCATAATGGCTTAGTTACTGGACTTATCTACCAAAACACGGAGCGTCCTTCTTATCAAGAATTACTTACTGATTACTCTGAAGAACCATTAGTGGATGCAAAATTAACTTTAGATCAATCACACTTTGATAAACTAGTTGCAGAGTTCATGTAA
- the miaB gene encoding tRNA (N6-isopentenyl adenosine(37)-C2)-methylthiotransferase MiaB gives MNEEQRLEGQKVATENSSDKKSAKDYSKYFEQVITAPSLKEAKKRGKEEVRYHSDFAIPEEFRGMGEGRKFYIRTYGCQMNEHDTEVMAGIFLALGYEPTDSTEEANVILLNTCAIRENAENKVFGELGHLKALKTEKPDLLIGVCGCMSQEESVVNKILKTYQQVDMIFGTHNIHRLPNILHEAYMSKEMVVEVWSKEGDVIENLPKVRRGKIKAWVNIMYGCDKFCTYCIVPFTRGKERSRRPEEIIQEVRQLAAQGYQEVTLLGQNVNAYGKDLEGVNYGLGELMDDLRKIDIPRIRFTTSHPRDFDDRLIEVLAKGGNLMDHIHLPVQSGSTDVLKIMARKYTREQYLELVRKIKAAIPNVALTTDIIVGYPNETDEQFEETMSLYREVGYELAYTFIYSPREGTPAAKMEDNVPLEVKKARLQRLNALVNELSLEAMKKHEGQILDVLVEGESKNNPDVLAGYTSRNKLVNFAAPKSAIGKIVKVKITEARTWSLNGEMVEELEPVEVK, from the coding sequence ATGAATGAAGAACAGCGATTAGAAGGTCAAAAAGTGGCAACTGAAAATTCTTCGGACAAAAAATCCGCCAAGGATTACAGTAAATACTTTGAACAAGTCATTACCGCACCATCCTTAAAAGAAGCAAAAAAACGTGGTAAAGAGGAAGTAAGATACCATAGTGACTTTGCCATTCCAGAAGAATTCAGGGGAATGGGTGAAGGGCGTAAGTTTTATATCCGTACCTATGGCTGTCAAATGAATGAGCACGATACAGAAGTAATGGCCGGTATCTTTTTAGCATTGGGTTACGAGCCCACTGACAGCACAGAGGAGGCAAACGTAATTCTCTTAAACACCTGTGCTATTCGTGAGAATGCCGAAAACAAAGTATTTGGCGAGCTGGGCCATTTAAAGGCATTAAAAACAGAAAAACCGGACCTCCTTATCGGCGTTTGTGGATGTATGTCTCAGGAAGAATCCGTTGTTAATAAAATCTTAAAAACGTATCAACAGGTTGATATGATCTTTGGTACCCATAATATTCATCGCTTACCTAATATTTTACATGAAGCATATATGTCAAAAGAAATGGTTGTCGAAGTATGGTCAAAGGAAGGGGACGTCATTGAAAACCTTCCAAAAGTTCGCCGCGGTAAAATTAAAGCATGGGTAAACATTATGTATGGTTGTGATAAGTTCTGTACGTATTGTATCGTTCCTTTCACTCGTGGAAAGGAGCGGAGCCGTCGACCTGAGGAAATTATCCAAGAAGTCCGTCAATTGGCAGCACAAGGCTATCAGGAAGTCACTCTCCTTGGTCAAAACGTAAATGCCTATGGTAAAGACCTTGAGGGTGTTAACTACGGTCTTGGGGAGCTAATGGATGATTTACGTAAAATCGATATTCCAAGGATTCGTTTTACTACAAGCCATCCACGTGACTTTGATGATCGTTTGATTGAGGTTCTTGCCAAAGGCGGTAACTTAATGGATCATATCCATTTACCTGTACAATCTGGATCCACAGATGTCTTAAAAATAATGGCTCGTAAGTATACAAGAGAACAATATTTAGAGCTTGTAAGAAAAATTAAGGCGGCAATTCCGAATGTTGCATTGACAACGGATATTATCGTTGGTTATCCGAACGAGACGGACGAACAGTTTGAAGAAACGATGTCCCTTTATCGTGAAGTGGGGTATGAATTGGCTTACACATTTATTTATTCCCCACGGGAAGGAACTCCAGCGGCAAAAATGGAGGATAATGTTCCGTTGGAAGTGAAGAAAGCCCGCCTGCAGCGCCTTAATGCACTTGTAAATGAGCTGTCTTTAGAAGCAATGAAAAAACATGAAGGTCAAATTCTTGATGTTCTTGTTGAAGGGGAAAGTAAGAACAACCCGGATGTTTTAGCTGGATATACTTCAAGGAACAAGCTTGTAAACTTCGCTGCTCCAAAGTCAGCTATTGGAAAAATAGTAAAAGTAAAAATTACAGAAGCAAGAACATGGTCATTAAACGGAGAAATGGTGGAAGAATTAGAACCGGTAGAGGTGAAATAA
- a CDS encoding RicAFT regulatory complex protein RicA family protein, with product MAKYTKDDIVARATDLARMIAETEEVDFFKRAEAHIHDNQKVKTLIADIKGLQKQAVNLQHYGKPEALKKVENKIATIEQELDDIPVVQDFKQSQVEVNELLQLIASTISNTVTDEIILSTGGDVLLGETGASMQNGGGSCEGHDDCDHDH from the coding sequence GTGGCAAAATATACAAAAGACGATATCGTCGCTCGTGCGACAGATCTAGCACGGATGATAGCAGAAACTGAGGAAGTTGACTTCTTCAAACGGGCAGAAGCACATATTCATGATAATCAAAAGGTGAAGACGCTCATTGCCGATATTAAAGGGTTGCAAAAGCAAGCTGTTAACTTACAGCATTATGGAAAACCAGAAGCGTTAAAGAAAGTAGAAAATAAAATTGCTACTATTGAACAAGAGTTGGATGACATTCCGGTGGTACAGGATTTCAAACAATCACAAGTTGAAGTGAATGAACTACTTCAACTCATTGCATCAACTATATCTAATACGGTTACTGATGAAATTATCCTTTCAACAGGTGGCGACGTGTTACTCGGTGAAACGGGAGCTAGCATGCAAAATGGCGGCGGATCTTGTGAAGGTCATGATGATTGTGACCATGATCATTAA
- a CDS encoding outer spore coat protein CotE, giving the protein MGEYREIITKAVVAKGRKFTQSNHTISPAHSPTSILGCWIINHKYNAKKVGKTVEIHGSYDINVWYSFNDNTKTEVVTERVQYTDVIKLKYRDHDCLDDNEICARVLQQPNCCEAVISPNGNRIIVHVEREFLVEVIGETKVCVRVSSEGCKDNDEDWGLDVDDEEFEELNPDFLVGSEEE; this is encoded by the coding sequence ATGGGAGAATATAGAGAGATAATTACCAAGGCCGTAGTAGCGAAAGGACGGAAATTTACCCAGTCCAATCATACAATTAGCCCGGCACACAGTCCAACAAGTATTCTTGGCTGTTGGATCATCAACCATAAATATAACGCGAAAAAGGTTGGCAAGACCGTAGAGATACATGGCTCATATGACATCAACGTTTGGTACTCATTTAATGATAATACCAAAACAGAAGTAGTGACCGAACGTGTCCAATATACGGATGTCATCAAGTTAAAGTATCGTGACCATGATTGCCTCGATGACAACGAAATTTGTGCTCGAGTGCTGCAACAGCCTAACTGCTGTGAAGCTGTTATTTCCCCTAACGGTAACCGAATCATTGTCCATGTCGAAAGGGAATTCCTTGTTGAAGTGATTGGCGAGACAAAGGTTTGTGTCCGTGTCAGCTCTGAGGGCTGTAAAGACAATGACGAAGATTGGGGACTGGATGTGGACGATGAAGAATTCGAAGAACTAAACCCAGATTTCTTGGTCGGCTCTGAAGAGGAATAA
- a CDS encoding GNAT family N-acetyltransferase — translation MAFPLLETKRLKLIELTHQHVEPLYEILSLEEVTQFYGTNRFILPAEASRLIDMFHKNFLDKRGLRWGIKLKENQQIIGTVGLNALHLKNKRAEIGYELHPAFWKRGFASEAIKEVLRFSFNQLDLFRIGAVVYPENEASVNLLMKLGFSKEGILRGYIHQNEQFHDTYVLSLLQQEWKNSQE, via the coding sequence ATGGCTTTTCCACTTTTAGAAACAAAAAGATTGAAATTAATTGAATTAACTCATCAACATGTTGAGCCATTATATGAAATTTTGTCATTAGAGGAAGTGACGCAGTTTTACGGTACCAATCGCTTTATTTTGCCAGCGGAAGCATCAAGATTAATAGATATGTTTCACAAGAATTTCCTTGATAAACGAGGGCTTCGTTGGGGAATTAAGTTAAAAGAAAACCAACAAATCATCGGCACAGTCGGTCTCAATGCATTACATCTGAAAAATAAACGTGCAGAGATCGGGTATGAACTCCATCCAGCTTTTTGGAAGAGGGGCTTTGCCTCAGAGGCCATCAAAGAGGTACTGCGCTTTAGTTTTAATCAATTAGATTTATTTCGTATTGGAGCAGTGGTTTATCCAGAAAATGAGGCATCCGTAAATTTACTTATGAAGCTTGGCTTTTCGAAGGAAGGAATACTTCGCGGTTACATTCATCAAAATGAACAATTTCATGATACATATGTATTATCACTTTTACAGCAGGAATGGAAAAACAGCCAAGAGTAA
- a CDS encoding flavin reductase family protein codes for MEVRQFRHAMGKFATGVTVIATEVDGNVHGMTANAFMSVSLSPQLVVISIAEKAQMLEKIKQSGTFSVNILSADQKELSMVFAGQLKDHDEVVFERLQGVPVLPNALTQISCEVTAAHVEGDHTLFIGRVTDICVNDAEPLIYYSGKYRRLVKE; via the coding sequence ATGGAAGTTCGTCAATTTCGTCATGCAATGGGTAAATTTGCAACAGGGGTAACAGTCATCGCCACAGAGGTAGATGGAAATGTTCACGGAATGACGGCGAATGCTTTCATGTCCGTGTCACTTAGTCCACAACTTGTTGTAATCTCAATTGCAGAAAAAGCACAAATGTTGGAAAAGATTAAACAAAGCGGGACATTCTCCGTCAATATACTGTCGGCTGACCAAAAGGAGCTATCAATGGTCTTTGCGGGGCAGTTGAAGGATCACGATGAAGTGGTGTTTGAACGTCTTCAGGGAGTCCCGGTATTACCTAATGCATTGACACAAATTTCCTGTGAGGTCACAGCTGCACATGTTGAGGGTGATCATACACTATTTATTGGGCGTGTTACAGACATTTGTGTGAATGATGCTGAACCACTAATTTATTATAGTGGAAAGTATCGTCGCTTGGTGAAGGAGTAA
- a CDS encoding MFS transporter, with amino-acid sequence MAVKTISRNFLKFLVVILAFQDVAAGVAGSIMADIIKAFPQYDPTIVMMVATFPGLIQIIPALFYGKLTKMFKKRTLLFTGLSLFIIGGVLPTFIDSLPLIIVMRGILGLGVGITMPLSVDVITDFFEGRERDFLIGFGTSTIACIGAIFFQLVGGILADSFGWHYGFLTYLFPIWILAVTILYLPEPERKQQAAVSDTKGQHKIKLPKAIYWVCLGQVIYSGLIFGYVTNISVVIQGDKLGNATEAGLAISVFTFGTLIAGFLFGKIKHRLPNYYLPIAVAATGLGMAVCYLSPSLVLIFVGSIIGGFGMGIGLPGVFTKVSELSPVGASAVGLVVVGQGLGGILGPFGFQLVQTIFKQDIGRFPLAVSTVGLIILALIWALTVRTSKRDLEITIGQ; translated from the coding sequence TTGGCAGTAAAAACAATCAGTAGAAATTTCTTAAAGTTTTTGGTTGTCATTCTTGCTTTCCAGGATGTTGCTGCAGGGGTAGCAGGATCCATAATGGCAGACATCATAAAGGCATTTCCACAATATGACCCTACCATAGTGATGATGGTTGCAACCTTTCCTGGATTAATCCAAATTATCCCCGCATTATTTTATGGAAAACTTACTAAAATGTTCAAGAAGCGAACATTGTTATTTACGGGCTTAAGTCTTTTCATAATTGGTGGAGTACTTCCTACGTTTATTGACAGTCTGCCGCTTATTATTGTCATGCGTGGTATATTAGGGCTTGGTGTTGGGATAACAATGCCATTGTCGGTGGACGTTATTACCGATTTCTTTGAAGGGAGAGAAAGAGATTTCTTAATCGGTTTTGGAACTTCAACCATCGCTTGTATTGGAGCAATATTCTTTCAATTAGTAGGTGGAATTCTAGCAGATTCTTTTGGCTGGCATTATGGGTTCTTAACCTATTTATTCCCAATCTGGATTCTAGCAGTTACCATACTTTATCTTCCTGAGCCTGAAAGGAAACAGCAGGCTGCGGTAAGTGACACCAAGGGACAGCATAAGATTAAACTACCGAAAGCAATCTATTGGGTATGCCTAGGACAGGTAATCTATTCCGGTTTGATTTTTGGCTATGTAACGAATATTTCGGTTGTAATCCAAGGGGATAAGTTAGGGAATGCTACCGAGGCTGGGCTTGCGATCTCAGTTTTCACCTTTGGAACACTGATTGCAGGGTTTTTATTTGGAAAAATAAAACACAGACTCCCCAATTATTACCTGCCGATTGCTGTTGCAGCAACGGGATTAGGAATGGCCGTTTGTTATTTATCACCAAGCTTAGTGTTGATTTTTGTGGGAAGCATTATTGGTGGTTTCGGAATGGGAATTGGCCTTCCTGGAGTATTCACTAAAGTTTCTGAACTATCTCCTGTTGGTGCATCTGCCGTGGGATTAGTGGTTGTGGGTCAAGGCCTTGGTGGGATCTTGGGACCTTTTGGATTTCAACTCGTCCAAACCATATTTAAGCAGGATATTGGTAGATTTCCATTGGCTGTAAGTACAGTTGGATTAATCATTTTGGCACTAATTTGGGCACTGACAGTGCGGACATCTAAAAGAGATTTAGAGATAACTATAGGTCAATAA
- a CDS encoding alpha/beta hydrolase has product MTEILSRKIQTGNYQTFFHEGGEPSSETIIFLHGSGPGVSAKSNWQHVLPHFKEKFHVVAPDIFGFANTDHPETYPNNGVEWMNVRIKQVLALMDQLGVEKAHLVGNSLGGVIALNLLMYAPERFDRVVLMGAGGGLTEPTPELAKLANFHKDPNPVAFKNLLSWFLFDQNILEDELEAIVAERLELFLKPEVRRSYEENFSKSHLSDMLVPPSALKQMDQSILLIHGHQDRFVPLQSSLYVMDYLPNAQLHIFKRCGHWAQVEQKERFVKLTSDFFNGEL; this is encoded by the coding sequence ATGACTGAAATTTTATCTAGAAAAATCCAAACTGGAAACTATCAAACATTTTTCCATGAGGGTGGTGAACCTTCATCTGAAACAATTATTTTTCTTCATGGCAGCGGACCTGGAGTAAGTGCAAAGTCAAATTGGCAGCATGTCCTGCCCCATTTCAAAGAAAAGTTTCATGTTGTGGCACCTGATATTTTCGGATTTGCCAACACAGACCATCCTGAAACCTATCCAAACAATGGTGTTGAATGGATGAATGTGCGGATTAAACAGGTTCTAGCATTAATGGATCAATTAGGAGTCGAAAAAGCCCATTTAGTCGGAAACTCCCTTGGGGGTGTTATTGCCTTGAATCTTCTTATGTATGCTCCCGAGAGATTCGATCGTGTGGTATTGATGGGGGCCGGCGGTGGTTTAACAGAACCAACTCCAGAACTGGCTAAATTAGCAAACTTCCATAAGGATCCAAATCCTGTTGCGTTTAAGAATCTTTTAAGCTGGTTTTTATTTGATCAAAACATTTTGGAAGATGAGCTTGAGGCAATTGTTGCCGAGCGATTGGAGCTCTTTTTAAAACCGGAAGTCCGCAGGTCTTATGAAGAAAATTTCTCAAAATCGCATTTATCAGATATGTTGGTTCCACCATCTGCACTAAAACAAATGGACCAGTCTATTTTATTGATTCATGGACATCAAGACCGTTTCGTTCCTCTTCAAAGCAGTCTGTATGTAATGGATTACCTGCCAAATGCCCAACTCCATATCTTTAAGCGTTGCGGACATTGGGCCCAGGTAGAGCAAAAGGAAAGGTTCGTTAAACTGACATCCGATTTTTTCAACGGTGAACTTTGA
- a CDS encoding GntR family transcriptional regulator, whose translation MKIDKAYRYIKRQIIEGTWEPETAINVNELADILNISRTPIHKALSKLEQEGFLTIIPQVGVFVKRPDPNEVIERLLVCANLDALMTEQAAIHLTKEEFRYMETTLLKMDNPGLSADEYSSLNIDFHKTIYVASKLTYTFNLANQLWDYLNFVGNPEDLFTDERRKQSQTEHWIIFYSLMEKDSKMAKRLMEKHMRRVSQLVGEKYQSIEINQRVFN comes from the coding sequence ATGAAAATAGATAAGGCCTATCGTTATATTAAAAGACAAATTATTGAGGGCACATGGGAACCGGAAACAGCCATCAATGTGAATGAACTTGCTGATATACTAAACATTAGTAGAACGCCCATCCACAAGGCGTTGTCGAAACTAGAACAAGAAGGATTTCTTACCATAATTCCTCAAGTAGGGGTATTTGTAAAAAGACCCGATCCAAATGAAGTAATCGAGCGCTTATTAGTTTGTGCAAATCTTGATGCATTGATGACGGAGCAGGCAGCCATACATTTGACTAAGGAAGAATTCCGCTATATGGAAACAACTTTACTAAAAATGGATAATCCAGGATTATCCGCGGATGAATATTCCAGCTTGAATATTGATTTTCATAAGACAATTTATGTAGCTTCAAAGTTAACCTATACATTCAATTTGGCTAACCAGCTTTGGGATTACTTGAATTTTGTTGGGAATCCGGAAGATTTATTCACCGATGAACGAAGGAAACAATCTCAAACAGAGCATTGGATTATTTTTTATAGTCTGATGGAAAAGGATAGTAAGATGGCAAAGAGGTTAATGGAAAAGCATATGCGTCGGGTGTCACAGTTGGTAGGGGAAAAATATCAGAGCATCGAAATAAATCAGCGAGTGTTTAACTAG
- a CDS encoding acyl-CoA dehydrogenase family protein produces the protein MEQSVLDIKKELVDKARSLIPKLREYSEEIEKTNTLPKTIIEDLQSEGTLKVLRPHLFGGYQTNMRTYTEVVTEIARGNGSAGWFVALSNIRDYMISYTFGEKALNEIYQHGKDVVLAGNFKPIKCDIKKVEGGYYIEEAQWPFVSGSPHADWCYFGFPIEDDNGGVEMAIMIIPRDELEVLDDWYVMGLKGSGSNSCKIKNVFVPDHHVSLDRLASKGHYLIEPLKDVALYRSSFVPSLTLSIVAPALGLAQAAMDLYMERLPKAGIGNTFYRKQSEAAVTHHQVAQAQLKIDSAELHLYRAVDKIDSYAERGEVMDKAEIVKVKADFGYVNQLCKEAIDLLVAGVGSMFTYETNPLQVVYRDFLTMHLHGFITPSSLIETYGRVLCGQEPNTYFV, from the coding sequence ATGGAACAAAGTGTGCTGGATATAAAAAAAGAATTGGTAGATAAGGCGCGGTCACTGATCCCCAAATTAAGGGAATATAGTGAAGAAATTGAGAAAACTAATACATTACCTAAAACAATTATTGAGGATTTACAAAGTGAAGGTACGTTAAAGGTCTTACGTCCCCATTTATTTGGCGGCTATCAAACAAATATGCGGACCTATACAGAGGTTGTAACCGAGATTGCCCGGGGGAATGGATCTGCAGGGTGGTTTGTCGCCCTTAGTAATATTAGAGATTATATGATTTCCTATACTTTTGGGGAAAAAGCCTTAAATGAAATTTATCAACATGGAAAAGATGTTGTTTTAGCCGGAAACTTCAAGCCTATTAAGTGTGATATCAAGAAGGTGGAGGGTGGATATTATATAGAAGAAGCCCAGTGGCCGTTTGTTTCTGGCAGCCCGCATGCTGACTGGTGTTACTTTGGATTTCCAATCGAGGATGATAATGGCGGCGTAGAGATGGCGATTATGATTATTCCACGTGACGAGTTAGAGGTTCTTGATGATTGGTATGTTATGGGGTTAAAGGGCTCTGGCAGTAACAGCTGCAAAATTAAAAATGTCTTTGTCCCTGATCACCACGTGTCGTTGGACCGCTTAGCAAGCAAAGGACACTATCTAATTGAGCCGTTAAAGGATGTTGCATTGTATCGTTCTTCCTTTGTACCTTCCCTAACATTGTCAATTGTGGCACCTGCATTAGGACTCGCTCAGGCGGCAATGGATTTATATATGGAAAGGCTCCCAAAAGCAGGGATTGGAAATACCTTCTATAGAAAACAAAGCGAAGCGGCTGTTACACATCACCAGGTAGCACAGGCACAGCTTAAAATTGACTCTGCAGAACTCCATCTATATCGAGCTGTAGACAAAATTGACAGCTATGCTGAACGTGGTGAAGTGATGGATAAAGCAGAAATTGTGAAAGTGAAGGCAGATTTTGGATATGTCAATCAATTATGTAAGGAAGCAATTGATCTTCTAGTAGCTGGAGTCGGCTCAATGTTCACCTACGAGACAAATCCACTTCAAGTGGTGTATCGTGATTTTCTAACGATGCATTTACATGGTTTCATCACACCATCAAGTTTAATCGAAACCTATGGACGGGTGCTCTGTGGTCAGGAACCAAATACCTACTTTGTATAA
- a CDS encoding VOC family protein: MSLPEIAKLGHVALVTTDLEKSLWFYKEVIGLEETEVVDGTHYLRAWGDFEHHTLSVKAGDKPHLDHIAWRAKRPEDVEGFAKLLEEAGTEVTWVEAQEEAGQGRAIRFQLPSEHRFEIYYDMEKTLADPSRRSVLKNQTYKSWARGVSPRRIDHVNLLTSLKANVISDYLQEKLGFKMREYVKAPDESLVGAWLSVTPLVHDIAVSHDPFAPTTHQIHHISYWLDNAQDLLRAADILKEHGIFFKGPGKHGISQAMYIYAIDPGSGLRVELFTNGYLIFEPDWEPIEWTVDEMDIGFTFWGDQMDTLPENNPTIEA, translated from the coding sequence ATGAGTTTACCAGAGATTGCAAAGTTAGGGCACGTTGCTTTAGTAACAACAGATCTTGAAAAATCCCTTTGGTTTTATAAAGAAGTGATTGGTCTAGAAGAAACAGAAGTTGTAGACGGTACCCATTATTTACGTGCTTGGGGGGATTTCGAACACCATACCCTTTCCGTAAAAGCTGGAGATAAACCGCATCTTGACCATATCGCTTGGCGGGCTAAACGGCCTGAAGATGTGGAAGGCTTTGCCAAACTTCTCGAAGAAGCCGGTACAGAAGTAACTTGGGTGGAAGCACAAGAAGAGGCAGGACAAGGAAGAGCGATTCGTTTTCAATTACCTAGTGAACATCGTTTCGAAATTTATTACGACATGGAGAAAACATTAGCGGATCCTTCCAGACGTTCCGTTTTAAAAAATCAGACGTATAAATCATGGGCACGAGGTGTTTCACCGAGAAGAATAGATCATGTTAATCTCCTGACATCCTTAAAGGCAAATGTCATTTCTGATTATTTACAGGAGAAATTAGGATTTAAAATGCGCGAATATGTTAAAGCACCTGACGAATCATTAGTTGGTGCATGGTTAAGCGTCACACCTTTAGTACATGATATTGCTGTCAGTCATGACCCATTCGCACCAACTACACACCAAATTCATCACATATCCTACTGGCTAGATAATGCCCAAGACCTTCTAAGAGCTGCAGATATTTTAAAAGAACATGGAATTTTCTTCAAAGGACCTGGTAAACACGGAATCTCACAAGCGATGTATATTTACGCGATTGATCCTGGAAGCGGTTTACGCGTAGAATTATTCACAAATGGCTATTTAATCTTTGAACCGGATTGGGAACCAATCGAGTGGACTGTGGATGAAATGGATATCGGTTTCACCTTCTGGGGTGACCAAATGGATACACTGCCGGAAAACAATCCAACCATTGAGGCATAA
- a CDS encoding flavin reductase family protein encodes MDDRQFRTAMGRFATGVTVIATDVEGDVHGMTANAFMSVSLSPKLVVISIAEKAQMLEKIKRSNTFSVNILAADQQELSMIFAGQIKEPREVKFDRLDGKPVLAGAVAQIACEVSAEHVEGDHTLFIGKVTDIHLEDIEPLIFYSGRYRALTEENAVTI; translated from the coding sequence ATGGATGACCGTCAATTTCGTACAGCAATGGGAAGATTCGCAACAGGTGTAACCGTTATTGCCACAGATGTTGAAGGGGATGTGCATGGCATGACAGCTAATGCCTTCATGTCTGTTTCACTAAGTCCGAAACTTGTTGTAATCTCAATTGCAGAAAAAGCACAAATGTTGGAGAAAATTAAACGAAGCAATACATTTTCGGTAAATATTCTAGCGGCTGACCAACAAGAACTATCGATGATTTTTGCGGGACAGATAAAAGAACCCCGTGAGGTGAAGTTTGACCGTCTTGATGGAAAGCCCGTGTTGGCCGGCGCTGTCGCACAAATTGCCTGCGAGGTTTCAGCGGAGCATGTAGAAGGCGACCATACACTGTTTATCGGCAAAGTTACCGATATTCACCTAGAAGACATAGAACCATTAATTTTTTACAGTGGACGATACAGGGCACTGACGGAAGAGAATGCTGTTACGATTTAA